In Haloarcula halophila, a single window of DNA contains:
- a CDS encoding peroxiredoxin family protein, whose amino-acid sequence MPEPVPDFSLTNVAAGPDPFSLAALPDSVDFAVLFFQRDHYCTNCRKQVQQLAERIDDFHGRDAEVVSIVPEPVERVESWQESYDLPFPLLADPDIEAGEAYDQPVRFGILGRFSDFFGRMPEIVVVDRRGTEPEIAWVHKGSSTFDRPDIDEILAKLDSLNDSDVPSEMV is encoded by the coding sequence ATGCCAGAGCCAGTCCCGGACTTCTCGCTCACGAACGTCGCCGCCGGCCCGGACCCGTTCTCGCTCGCCGCCCTCCCGGACAGTGTCGACTTTGCCGTCCTGTTTTTCCAACGGGACCACTACTGTACGAACTGCCGAAAGCAGGTCCAGCAACTCGCCGAGCGCATCGACGACTTCCACGGACGGGACGCCGAAGTCGTCTCTATCGTTCCGGAACCGGTCGAACGCGTCGAGTCCTGGCAGGAGTCCTATGACCTCCCGTTCCCGCTGCTCGCGGACCCCGACATCGAGGCGGGGGAAGCCTACGACCAGCCCGTCCGCTTCGGTATTCTCGGCCGTTTCTCGGATTTCTTCGGCCGGATGCCGGAAATCGTCGTCGTCGACAGACGCGGAACGGAGCCGGAAATCGCCTGGGTTCACAAGGGCTCCTCGACGTTCGACAGGCCCGATATCGACGAGATTCTGGCGAAACTCGACTCGCTGAACGATTCGGACGTACCCTCGGAGATGGTCTAG
- a CDS encoding iron-containing alcohol dehydrogenase yields MNEHTLSFPIWVEFGNGKSDRTGDVIDSQGWDSALVVTDQGIREAGILDGVLSSLEASGIEYDVFDEVEPNPTVSMVSAAVEVLTTGGHDVVVAVGGGSVIDTAKCATLMTTNEGDLEEYEVSTPEEVTAGNIDNHTHPLVTIPTTAGTGSEVDYWAVITSEEREFKMAIGQPPLYPNGPYLGAEISLVDPELTASLPPRQTAATGFDAFSHALENHVAAGAPELVKPYTRHVMGLVPEYLPEAYETGEMEAREQMLFGSHMAGFCENFAGFGAIHSLAEVTGGMYPGIPHGEAIAVFTPPVMRYNLAEYPTRYAEVADAMGVDVSGLSDTEAAHAAVDAVEALIDEVDLPSTLSEVGVEESDLRTIAEKSLDTIEIHDNPRAADADDLYEIAQDAY; encoded by the coding sequence ATGAACGAGCACACCCTTTCGTTCCCGATTTGGGTCGAGTTCGGTAACGGCAAAAGTGACCGGACAGGGGATGTGATCGACTCTCAAGGGTGGGACAGTGCGCTGGTCGTGACCGACCAGGGGATCCGTGAGGCCGGCATCCTGGACGGAGTGCTTTCATCGCTGGAGGCTTCGGGAATCGAATACGATGTGTTTGACGAGGTCGAACCCAACCCGACAGTGTCGATGGTGTCAGCAGCCGTCGAGGTCCTGACCACTGGCGGTCACGACGTAGTCGTAGCCGTCGGCGGGGGAAGCGTCATCGACACGGCGAAATGTGCGACCCTGATGACGACTAACGAGGGAGACTTGGAGGAGTACGAGGTCAGTACACCCGAGGAGGTCACAGCCGGCAACATCGACAACCACACCCATCCTCTGGTGACTATCCCAACGACGGCTGGCACAGGCAGTGAGGTCGACTACTGGGCCGTAATCACGTCCGAAGAGCGGGAGTTTAAGATGGCGATCGGCCAGCCGCCGCTGTACCCGAACGGCCCGTACCTGGGCGCGGAAATTTCGCTCGTGGACCCGGAGTTGACCGCCTCGCTGCCGCCACGCCAGACGGCTGCGACGGGCTTTGACGCGTTCTCGCACGCACTGGAAAACCACGTCGCAGCGGGGGCGCCGGAACTGGTCAAGCCATACACGCGTCACGTGATGGGGCTCGTGCCGGAGTATCTCCCGGAAGCCTACGAGACCGGTGAGATGGAAGCCCGTGAGCAGATGCTGTTTGGCTCCCACATGGCGGGGTTCTGCGAAAACTTCGCCGGCTTCGGGGCGATTCACTCGCTGGCAGAGGTGACAGGTGGGATGTATCCCGGCATCCCCCACGGCGAGGCGATCGCTGTGTTCACGCCGCCGGTGATGCGGTACAACCTTGCGGAGTATCCCACGCGGTACGCCGAGGTCGCGGATGCGATGGGGGTCGACGTATCCGGACTCTCGGACACCGAGGCCGCCCATGCGGCTGTCGACGCTGTCGAGGCGCTCATCGATGAAGTCGACCTGCCCTCGACACTTTCAGAGGTGGGTGTCGAGGAATCGGACCTCCGGACCATCGCCGAGAAGTCACTCGACACGATCGAGATACACGACAATCCTCGGGCGGCCGATGCCGATGATCTCTACGAGATAGCCCAGGACGCGTACTGA
- a CDS encoding ADP-ribosylglycohydrolase family protein, producing the protein MDALLAAKGAPVGLACGDALSCPVEFQSPAQITDQYGTLTEVVGYGTHGTAVVNSLEATAGIEVDAQ; encoded by the coding sequence ATGGATGCTCTACTCGCTGCGAAAGGTGCGCCCGTCGGGCTGGCGTGTGGCGACGCGTTAAGTTGCCCCGTAGAGTTCCAGTCACCCGCGCAAATCACTGACCAGTACGGGACGCTCACCGAGGTGGTCGGATATGGAACTCATGGCACAGCAGTTGTGAACTCGCTTGAGGCGACCGCAGGTATCGAAGTTGATGCCCAATAA
- a CDS encoding acyl-CoA dehydrogenase: MNNFKSGSGNLDFGAENDGETEDSEDVVDKGKSQESDQPGERVDSPGETGSKDPGPANDSDRETSEESEYPYFVRRSNVGDERDTRLELHVRDSVADQEGRFRSELADALAVSEVSKTDAREFALLAAYEHPQKVAELMEEEGFGVI; this comes from the coding sequence ATGAATAACTTCAAATCCGGCTCCGGGAATCTGGATTTTGGTGCCGAGAACGATGGGGAGACGGAAGACTCCGAGGACGTCGTTGACAAGGGGAAGTCACAAGAGAGTGATCAGCCCGGAGAACGAGTGGATTCCCCGGGTGAGACTGGGTCCAAGGATCCAGGACCAGCGAACGATTCAGACAGAGAGACAAGCGAGGAGAGTGAGTACCCATACTTCGTAAGGCGGAGCAACGTTGGCGACGAGCGAGACACCCGATTAGAACTTCATGTCCGAGATAGCGTAGCAGATCAAGAAGGACGCTTCCGGTCAGAACTGGCCGATGCGCTTGCTGTGAGCGAGGTCTCGAAGACCGACGCTCGTGAGTTTGCACTCCTGGCTGCCTATGAGCACCCTCAGAAAGTGGCCGAACTGATGGAAGAGGAAGGATTCGGCGTAATCTGA
- a CDS encoding IclR family transcriptional regulator — MTETDEQYTVETTQLSLQILDIVAETGGTRLREIQSELDVAKSTAHKHLETLQANGLLTKRGETYHVGLKCLNLGEEARSRWPGSLYIDEAIGTLTERTEEECDFVAPDRGRIITIAESYHKWAKYDDSGRGGGSKDYRARTGSYYRMHATASGLAILATYPRDRVDAIIDRWGLPARTEYTITGREQLYDELATIQDRGYAIDNQGYTEGMRSVGKAVHGPGDQVIGALSVSGPTYRVDGMVLEEEIPNALVDVVSELEAKLAQPR, encoded by the coding sequence ATGACCGAAACAGACGAACAGTACACCGTCGAAACGACCCAGCTATCGCTGCAAATTCTCGATATCGTGGCGGAGACGGGCGGGACTAGACTCCGGGAGATACAGTCAGAGCTGGACGTCGCCAAGAGTACGGCACACAAACATCTGGAGACGCTCCAGGCAAACGGCTTGTTGACCAAACGCGGAGAGACCTACCACGTCGGATTGAAATGTCTGAATCTCGGCGAAGAAGCCCGGAGTCGGTGGCCCGGGTCACTGTATATCGACGAAGCGATCGGAACCCTGACAGAGCGGACAGAGGAGGAGTGTGACTTCGTGGCGCCGGACCGAGGCCGGATCATCACTATCGCCGAATCCTACCACAAATGGGCCAAATACGACGATTCGGGGCGGGGTGGTGGGTCGAAGGATTACCGTGCGCGGACGGGGTCGTACTACCGGATGCACGCGACTGCGTCCGGGTTGGCCATCCTGGCGACGTATCCACGGGACCGGGTCGATGCGATTATCGACCGGTGGGGCCTCCCCGCTCGAACAGAGTACACGATTACCGGCCGCGAGCAGTTGTATGACGAACTTGCGACGATTCAGGATCGCGGGTACGCCATCGACAACCAAGGTTACACTGAGGGGATGCGAAGTGTCGGGAAGGCCGTACACGGCCCTGGCGACCAGGTGATCGGCGCACTCAGTGTCTCGGGCCCGACCTACCGTGTGGATGGGATGGTGCTCGAAGAGGAGATACCGAACGCGTTGGTTGATGTCGTTTCGGAACTCGAAGCCAAGCTCGCTCAACCCAGGTGA
- a CDS encoding ABC transporter ATP-binding protein encodes MTSNTDATPITLDGIGKQYGDVTAVTDLDVAIQPGEFLVIVGPSGCGKSTTLRMIAGLEDITSGELRFDGTVMNDLEPKDRNVAMVFQNYALYPHMSVARNMSFGMNSAGDYTQDEIDQRVEEAAETLGISAYLDRKPNQLSGGERQRVAIGRALVRDPDVLLLDEPLSNLDAKLRVEMRSELAALHDKVQTTSVYVTHDQTEAMTLGDRVAVLDDGELQQIDPPQELYDRPTNRFVGEFIGSPQMNFLPVDIRTSNTQRLATGETGEATSFEVALGGAPQVESGRYTLGVRPEDLYPVDTFDHSPREPITLEVDMTEPLGDVKLVYGMLAGQEITVQVDPHYEVEKGERIELVADPNKLHLFDQQTGDCVYHSHDVAEEQQVEQGSQS; translated from the coding sequence ATGACCTCAAACACAGACGCGACCCCGATTACGCTCGATGGTATCGGTAAACAGTACGGCGATGTCACTGCTGTCACTGATCTCGATGTGGCGATCCAGCCCGGCGAGTTCCTGGTCATCGTCGGGCCCAGTGGGTGTGGCAAGAGCACCACCCTTCGGATGATTGCCGGGTTAGAGGACATCACTTCCGGTGAACTCCGGTTCGACGGAACCGTCATGAACGACCTAGAACCCAAGGACCGTAACGTCGCGATGGTGTTCCAGAACTACGCGCTCTACCCTCACATGAGCGTCGCGCGGAACATGAGCTTCGGCATGAACTCGGCCGGCGACTACACACAGGACGAGATCGACCAACGGGTCGAAGAGGCGGCCGAGACGCTCGGGATCTCGGCGTATCTGGACCGCAAACCCAACCAGCTCTCAGGTGGTGAGCGACAGCGCGTGGCGATCGGACGCGCCCTCGTGCGTGACCCCGACGTCCTGCTGTTGGACGAACCGCTGTCGAATCTGGACGCGAAGCTCCGTGTCGAGATGCGCTCCGAACTGGCCGCACTCCACGACAAAGTCCAGACCACGTCGGTGTATGTCACCCACGACCAGACCGAGGCAATGACCCTCGGTGACCGTGTGGCCGTTCTCGACGACGGCGAGCTCCAGCAGATCGACCCGCCACAGGAGCTCTACGACCGGCCAACCAACAGATTCGTCGGCGAGTTCATCGGGAGTCCACAGATGAACTTTCTGCCCGTCGACATCCGGACATCCAACACCCAGCGGCTGGCAACAGGTGAGACCGGCGAAGCGACGAGTTTCGAGGTCGCACTCGGTGGTGCCCCGCAGGTCGAGTCGGGCCGGTACACGCTTGGCGTCCGGCCGGAGGACCTGTACCCGGTCGATACGTTCGACCACAGCCCGAGGGAACCAATCACGCTTGAGGTGGATATGACCGAGCCACTGGGTGACGTGAAACTCGTGTACGGAATGCTCGCAGGCCAAGAGATCACTGTGCAGGTAGACCCACATTACGAGGTCGAAAAGGGGGAGCGGATAGAGTTGGTCGCTGACCCGAACAAGCTACACCTGTTCGACCAGCAGACCGGTGACTGCGTCTATCACTCACACGATGTCGCCGAAGAGCAGCAGGTAGAACAGGGGTCACAGTCCTGA
- a CDS encoding radical SAM protein, translated as MDDSDALAATTSLCPDCLEQVPGQYEERDGGVFLTRECADHGTASRKVWGSFDHWDWAADFGPDPEFDGGDLAVDDDHACLAVVEVTDDCNLSCSYCFASSGPGGAHRSTEEIEALLDTVEDAGGRPIQFSGGEPTVRDDLPALVERARNRGIDHVEVNTNGIRLATETGYAQQLADAGVTAIYLQFDGLTSETYERIREVDLVDEKHAAIDACREADLPVVLVPTVVPDVNDHEMGDIVQFALRNRDIVRSVNFQPVAHFGRYASNDGRFAIDDATRLLAEQIDVLDPRDMLPAPCCSAYCQIGTAFVPEDTDATAAAGCSTEETDGQANCDDTRTDESFVPLTQYVDDQLWDMLSGMVDEGDYMELLAGTAAGEEWACKTAGCCGVDVPGGVEGLFDEVVPVSFTGFMDADAADVNRLSNCCISVPTTDGDLVPFCGYNMTTEDGEYALRNRNDWGGRNAVDGDRPAADSAAGYQGDGTATDGGCVPDDCEGE; from the coding sequence ATGGATGACAGTGACGCCCTCGCGGCGACGACGAGCCTCTGTCCCGACTGCCTCGAACAGGTCCCCGGCCAGTACGAAGAGCGGGACGGCGGCGTGTTCCTGACCCGGGAGTGTGCCGACCACGGGACGGCCAGCCGGAAGGTCTGGGGCTCCTTCGACCACTGGGACTGGGCCGCCGACTTCGGCCCGGACCCGGAGTTCGACGGCGGCGATCTAGCGGTCGACGACGACCACGCCTGTCTCGCTGTCGTCGAGGTCACCGACGACTGCAACCTCTCGTGTTCGTACTGCTTCGCGAGTTCGGGACCCGGCGGCGCACACCGCTCGACAGAGGAAATCGAAGCATTGCTCGACACCGTCGAGGACGCGGGTGGCCGGCCGATACAGTTCTCTGGCGGCGAACCGACCGTCCGGGACGACCTCCCAGCACTCGTCGAGCGCGCCCGGAACAGGGGCATCGACCACGTCGAGGTGAACACGAACGGGATTCGGCTGGCGACCGAAACGGGATACGCCCAGCAACTCGCCGACGCCGGCGTCACCGCCATCTATCTCCAGTTCGATGGCCTGACGAGCGAGACCTACGAACGGATACGCGAGGTCGACCTCGTCGACGAGAAACACGCAGCCATCGACGCCTGCCGCGAGGCGGACCTGCCCGTCGTGCTCGTCCCGACTGTTGTCCCCGACGTGAACGACCACGAGATGGGCGACATCGTCCAGTTCGCGCTCAGAAACCGTGATATCGTCCGGTCGGTGAACTTCCAGCCGGTCGCGCACTTCGGCCGATACGCCTCGAACGACGGCCGGTTCGCCATCGACGACGCGACGCGGCTGCTGGCCGAGCAGATAGACGTCCTCGACCCGCGGGATATGCTGCCCGCCCCCTGCTGTTCGGCCTACTGCCAGATCGGGACGGCCTTCGTCCCCGAAGATACGGACGCGACGGCTGCCGCTGGCTGCAGCACTGAGGAGACGGACGGGCAGGCCAACTGTGACGACACCAGAACCGATGAATCGTTCGTTCCGCTCACGCAGTACGTCGACGACCAGCTCTGGGATATGCTCTCGGGGATGGTCGACGAGGGCGACTACATGGAGTTACTGGCCGGTACCGCTGCCGGCGAGGAGTGGGCCTGCAAGACCGCCGGCTGCTGTGGAGTCGACGTCCCTGGCGGCGTGGAGGGTCTGTTTGACGAGGTGGTCCCCGTCTCGTTCACAGGATTCATGGACGCCGACGCGGCCGACGTGAATCGGCTGAGTAACTGCTGTATCTCGGTGCCGACGACCGACGGCGACCTGGTACCCTTCTGTGGCTATAACATGACGACAGAGGACGGCGAGTACGCACTCCGGAACCGCAACGACTGGGGCGGCCGAAACGCCGTCGACGGAGACCGTCCCGCCGCCGATTCGGCTGCGGGCTATCAGGGTGACGGCACAGCCACGGACGGTGGCTGCGTGCCAGACGACTGCGAGGGCGAGTGA
- a CDS encoding aldehyde dehydrogenase family protein, with the protein MGSQPPDRSDLYRDHVSKHDEVRAGAKFGAWIDGETHTTDDTVAVYDPVIDEQMLTVPDCTATEVDAAVTAAWDAFDRTWESTVPRDRSSLLFEWADTLEDHLEELTLLECLDCGKPISQAQGEIEGAIDTLEYYASVCRAQRGSEAPAATDLHLYMKHEPYGVVGQIVPWNYPLWAAAWKLGPALAAGNACVLKPSSETPLSTIRAAQLSADIFPDGVLNVITGSGSTAGQSLAEHDDVRKVSFTGSTDVGSGVMQAAADRVAPVTLELGGKSPFIVFPDADLDKVVDAVADGIFYSTGEICDALSRALVHESIVDEFTERFVEKAESYVLGDPLDEATTMGPLTSEDQFRTVTDYIETGREEATLLCGGGRPDDPALADGWYVEPTVFGDVSNDMTIAQEEIFGPVQTINTFADYDEAISLANDTKYGLAAGIGTERTSRVHQTADDLDAGLVYVNEYGPILPEAPYGGFKQSGFGKDLGLEALDHYRRTKSVYVNLDDPSL; encoded by the coding sequence ATGGGCAGCCAACCTCCCGACCGTAGCGATCTCTACCGTGATCACGTCTCAAAACACGATGAGGTGCGAGCCGGTGCTAAGTTCGGGGCGTGGATCGATGGCGAGACACACACGACCGACGATACCGTTGCAGTCTACGACCCGGTAATCGACGAACAGATGCTCACTGTGCCTGACTGCACGGCGACCGAGGTAGATGCGGCAGTGACTGCGGCCTGGGACGCGTTCGACAGGACGTGGGAGTCGACGGTCCCACGCGACCGGTCCTCGCTGCTGTTCGAGTGGGCCGACACGCTCGAAGATCATCTCGAAGAACTCACACTGCTTGAGTGTCTGGACTGTGGAAAACCAATCTCACAGGCCCAGGGTGAGATAGAGGGGGCCATCGATACGCTGGAGTATTACGCGTCAGTCTGTCGTGCACAGCGGGGCAGCGAGGCGCCCGCTGCCACCGACCTCCACCTCTACATGAAACACGAGCCCTACGGCGTCGTGGGTCAAATCGTGCCGTGGAACTACCCACTTTGGGCGGCAGCGTGGAAACTCGGACCAGCCCTGGCCGCTGGGAACGCCTGTGTGCTGAAACCCTCCAGTGAGACACCGTTATCAACGATCCGGGCCGCGCAGCTCTCGGCCGATATTTTCCCGGATGGGGTGCTTAATGTCATTACAGGTAGTGGGAGTACAGCGGGGCAGTCACTTGCAGAGCACGACGACGTACGGAAGGTTTCCTTCACTGGAAGTACCGACGTCGGCAGTGGTGTGATGCAGGCGGCGGCGGACCGTGTCGCGCCTGTTACGCTCGAACTCGGCGGCAAGTCACCGTTTATTGTGTTCCCTGATGCTGACCTCGACAAAGTTGTTGACGCAGTCGCTGACGGGATATTTTACAGCACTGGCGAGATCTGTGATGCGTTGTCCCGGGCACTGGTCCACGAGTCTATCGTCGACGAGTTCACCGAACGGTTCGTCGAGAAGGCAGAATCGTACGTCCTCGGGGACCCTCTGGATGAGGCAACCACGATGGGGCCACTCACCTCGGAGGACCAGTTTCGGACAGTCACCGACTACATTGAGACCGGCCGAGAAGAAGCAACACTGCTGTGTGGTGGTGGACGGCCGGACGATCCCGCGCTGGCTGACGGCTGGTACGTCGAACCTACTGTTTTCGGTGACGTATCAAACGACATGACTATTGCACAGGAGGAAATTTTCGGCCCAGTCCAGACAATCAACACGTTTGCTGACTACGATGAGGCGATCTCGCTCGCAAACGACACCAAGTACGGGCTTGCTGCTGGGATCGGTACCGAGCGTACCTCGCGCGTCCATCAGACGGCAGACGATCTTGATGCCGGGCTGGTGTATGTCAACGAGTACGGACCGATCCTGCCCGAAGCACCCTACGGCGGGTTCAAACAGTCCGGCTTCGGCAAGGACCTTGGACTAGAGGCACTAGACCACTACCGCCGGACAAAGAGTGTATACGTGAACCTTGACGATCCGTCGTTATAA
- a CDS encoding class I SAM-dependent methyltransferase: protein MSGLLDAALSNPWGMLDTMLEGPLHPGGTAATAQLLDRAGVGPETRLLDVGCGAGDALSVAQDRGADAIGIDPEPSTDRAVQGDATALPIKSGSVNVLLAECVLCLTDLDAALAEANRVLGDGGRLALSDVVVDGNRPDVPDTVAEALCLTGARGRDRLTDRVEAAGFEIQTVSDHHDDLLEMRDQVTDRIDYEGLLGVMGERGERA from the coding sequence ATGTCGGGGCTGCTCGACGCCGCGCTCTCGAACCCGTGGGGAATGCTTGACACGATGCTCGAAGGACCACTCCATCCCGGCGGCACGGCGGCGACAGCGCAGTTGCTCGACCGTGCGGGTGTCGGCCCGGAGACGCGGCTGCTGGATGTTGGGTGTGGCGCTGGCGACGCGCTCTCGGTGGCCCAGGACCGTGGTGCGGACGCCATCGGAATCGACCCGGAACCGAGCACCGACCGGGCCGTACAGGGTGACGCGACGGCCCTCCCCATCAAAAGTGGCAGTGTGAACGTCTTGCTGGCCGAATGCGTCCTCTGTCTCACCGATCTCGACGCCGCTCTGGCGGAGGCCAACCGCGTGTTGGGTGACGGTGGGCGACTCGCCCTCTCGGATGTCGTCGTCGATGGCAACCGGCCCGACGTGCCTGACACCGTCGCTGAGGCGCTCTGTCTCACTGGGGCGAGAGGTCGCGACCGACTGACCGATCGCGTCGAAGCCGCCGGGTTCGAGATCCAGACGGTCTCGGACCACCACGACGACCTTCTCGAAATGCGTGACCAGGTGACGGACCGGATCGATTACGAAGGGCTTCTTGGCGTAATGGGCGAGCGCGGCGAGCGGGCCTAG
- a CDS encoding carbohydrate ABC transporter permease — MQVYRNRIQGVLLLLPTLVVSLAFFYWPAWKTIQLSRVRTIGGVQKIPNGWDHFTTLATSGSFQYSVLMSFVFAFIVVAGSMLIGLYLSYLIYRVSAGQTIYLVAAIFTYALSFAVTANIMDVLFNPTVGLFKEALTVATQAVGIQFAFDFTTNPLWAWIFATGATMWKMIGYNVIFMMAALSGIPESINETARIDGVGSFQLVTKVYIPMISPTLAFLAIVNTVNAFFLPFPVIQEISGGPSNTLNILIYDIWMTYNNSVIGLASAKSLVLFAIIGLLTAGQLYLSDRFAHYGGT, encoded by the coding sequence ATGCAGGTGTACCGCAACCGGATTCAAGGTGTCCTGTTGTTGCTACCAACGCTCGTCGTGAGCCTCGCGTTCTTTTATTGGCCGGCCTGGAAGACGATTCAACTGAGTCGTGTCCGCACCATCGGGGGCGTACAGAAGATCCCGAACGGCTGGGACCACTTCACGACGCTCGCGACGAGCGGTTCGTTTCAGTATTCTGTATTGATGAGCTTCGTATTCGCGTTCATCGTCGTCGCCGGGTCGATGCTCATCGGACTGTACCTCTCCTATCTCATCTACCGCGTGTCGGCTGGGCAAACGATCTACCTTGTCGCTGCGATCTTTACGTACGCGCTCTCGTTCGCCGTGACTGCCAACATCATGGACGTCCTGTTCAATCCGACTGTCGGCCTGTTTAAAGAGGCGCTCACGGTCGCGACACAAGCCGTCGGAATCCAGTTTGCGTTCGACTTCACGACGAACCCGCTGTGGGCCTGGATATTCGCGACTGGGGCAACAATGTGGAAAATGATCGGATACAACGTGATCTTCATGATGGCGGCACTGAGTGGGATTCCCGAGTCGATCAACGAAACCGCCCGGATTGACGGGGTTGGGAGCTTCCAATTGGTCACCAAGGTGTACATTCCGATGATCTCCCCGACGCTTGCGTTTCTCGCTATCGTCAACACGGTGAACGCGTTCTTCCTGCCGTTCCCGGTGATTCAGGAGATTTCGGGCGGGCCGAGTAACACACTAAATATCCTGATATACGACATCTGGATGACGTACAACAACAGCGTCATCGGGCTTGCGTCGGCGAAATCACTCGTGCTGTTCGCGATTATCGGGCTGCTCACTGCCGGACAGCTGTACCTCTCAGACCGGTTTGCGCATTACGGGGGGACCTGA
- a CDS encoding carbohydrate ABC transporter permease, with amino-acid sequence MASEQGQTTQQAGQLIDLSVVKQRLRQQPALHLSLIGSLVVLALPVIMTVLMSTQPSTEISSSTLAGIGSEGLSNYQRVLFEANFATYLVNSLIMALAIAVGKVGIALLAALALVYYDLPFKRLILLFILFTLALPVPVRIVPMYEIMVSLNWENSMLGLVVPYFASATSVLLLRQHFRSISDSMVESAKIDGVGPLKFLVYVLIPMSKSMIAGLFTIAFIWGWNQYLWPLIIINDQSKQVLQVGLAQLNPTAGEALWGLIMAGAVITLLIPMVLMLALREPLLDTVSMQTK; translated from the coding sequence ATGGCGAGCGAACAGGGCCAGACGACACAGCAGGCCGGTCAGCTGATAGACCTCAGCGTGGTCAAACAACGGCTCCGTCAACAGCCCGCCCTGCACCTGAGCCTGATCGGATCGCTGGTCGTCCTGGCGTTGCCGGTCATCATGACCGTGCTGATGAGCACGCAACCGAGTACAGAGATAAGTAGCAGCACGCTCGCCGGAATCGGGTCGGAGGGACTGAGCAACTACCAGCGGGTCCTTTTCGAAGCCAACTTCGCGACCTATCTGGTCAACTCCCTGATTATGGCGCTGGCGATTGCCGTCGGGAAAGTGGGCATCGCGCTGCTCGCGGCACTCGCGCTGGTGTACTACGACCTCCCGTTCAAGCGGCTTATTCTGCTGTTCATCCTATTCACCTTAGCGCTCCCTGTGCCGGTCCGTATCGTTCCGATGTACGAAATCATGGTCTCGCTCAACTGGGAGAATTCGATGCTGGGACTCGTCGTCCCGTATTTCGCGAGCGCAACATCGGTGCTTCTGCTCAGACAGCATTTCCGCTCGATATCGGATTCGATGGTCGAGAGTGCGAAGATCGACGGGGTCGGCCCGCTGAAATTCCTGGTTTACGTGTTGATACCGATGTCGAAAAGCATGATCGCGGGACTGTTCACCATCGCCTTCATTTGGGGGTGGAACCAGTACCTGTGGCCGCTGATAATCATCAACGACCAGTCAAAGCAGGTGCTCCAGGTCGGCCTCGCACAGCTCAACCCGACCGCCGGCGAAGCACTCTGGGGACTTATCATGGCTGGCGCAGTCATTACGTTGCTGATTCCGATGGTGCTCATGCTTGCCCTGCGGGAACCGCTGCTTGACACAGTCAGTATGCAGACCAAGTAA
- a CDS encoding DUF547 domain-containing protein → MAGQPTATARADDLDPSPTTLAQDLLVACKRGDPTHELRAALAALDDDDLRPLRTDRQTALAFWLNCYNAGTQLLLAEQPALYDSSFRFVRFFWAPAITVAGTSLSLDRIENGLLRGGRSQYGLGYLPKLLVTTFEHRHRLPDCDPRIHFALNCGAESCPVIRAYDPERIDEQLDLATRRYLASTVAHDAVENVVRVPRVFLWFRGDFGGTAGIRAFLREYDAIPDGVAPKLRHLPWDWSKAAGKFVE, encoded by the coding sequence ATGGCAGGCCAGCCTACGGCGACCGCTCGGGCGGACGACCTTGACCCGTCGCCGACCACCCTCGCCCAAGACCTGCTGGTCGCCTGCAAGCGCGGCGACCCAACACACGAATTGCGGGCTGCTCTCGCCGCGCTCGACGACGACGACCTCCGCCCGCTGCGGACGGACCGCCAAACCGCGCTCGCGTTCTGGCTCAACTGTTACAACGCCGGGACGCAGTTGCTCCTTGCCGAACAGCCTGCACTGTACGACAGTTCGTTTCGCTTCGTCCGGTTTTTCTGGGCGCCTGCGATCACGGTGGCGGGTACCTCGTTGAGTCTCGACCGCATCGAGAACGGGTTGCTCCGCGGCGGCCGCTCGCAGTACGGCCTCGGCTACCTGCCGAAACTGCTGGTCACGACCTTCGAGCACCGCCATCGGCTGCCCGACTGCGACCCCAGAATTCATTTCGCGCTGAACTGCGGGGCCGAGAGTTGCCCCGTTATCCGGGCGTACGACCCCGAGCGCATCGACGAGCAACTGGACCTGGCGACGCGGCGCTATCTGGCCTCGACTGTAGCACACGACGCCGTCGAGAACGTCGTCCGCGTCCCCCGCGTGTTCCTTTGGTTCCGCGGCGATTTCGGGGGGACGGCGGGCATCCGTGCGTTCCTTCGGGAGTACGACGCGATTCCCGACGGTGTGGCACCGAAACTCCGCCACTTACCTTGGGACTGGTCGAAAGCGGCCGGAAAGTTCGTCGAATAG